ATAAGATGACTGTTGCTACTTCTTTTGCGAATATCTTTGTAAAGTTATGCGAGAATTTTTAAccagatttttgtgacaaaaatgtcggttattgatttggggatgtacgatGGCCAGGTGGTCGGGCGGGCAGGTGGCAGCCAAATGTTGTCCGTGAATTaactcatgaactgttcaaccaaagcttttcaaattgaaatatgttgttactgatgacaaaattgaggtcaagaTCAATAATGGTGATTTTCACTTTttctgttcaggagttatggttcttgaaagattgaaaaattatgtttcTAGTCATGTTGTTGCAATtgctcatgaaccattcaaccaaagcttttcaaattttattatgttgttactgatgacaaaatagaggtctcACTTTCACCGTTTATCAGCTATGGTTCCTGTGATATTGAAATATGCCAggacaataaataaatgttaataaatccggtttgctgtcagTCTGACAGCCTCTCTTGTTATCCTGTTGGCATGAGGTTCAATTTGATTATAATACTTCTAACCTATTTATGGCTATTGGAaatgcatttgtttaaaaataaaacatatttcatattgttGTATGATTATAGGCAAGTTATGGTGTAGAAGATGCAGAGTTTGCCATCACACAGCTAGCTCAGACAACCATGAGATCTGAGATAGGAAAAATAGCATTAGACACAGTATTTAGGGAGAGAGAGACACTCAATGTTAATATTGTTGGTTAGTATGACATAGAAAAACATTGATTTGGATaacataaaaatttgaattatgaCAAAAGAGAGAAATTATAAAAGGATGATGCAGTACTATTGctaatgagacatctctccactagagaccaaatgtCGAAGATTCTTACAagtttgtactaacatgagcaGCACAAGGGGTGCCACATATAGAACAGGATCTGCTAATTCTTCAGGAgcaactgagatcacccctagtatttggtggggtttgtgttgcttggtctttatttttgtatgttgtgttttgagtactattgggttttttttctttttaaaccatggcgttgccagtttatttttgatttatgagtttgagtgtccctctggtatctttcactaCTTGtctttaacaattataggtcactgttcaGCCTTTTGACAATTAGCAAAACACATACTGCATAGTAAGCTATCAAATGctctgaaatgaaaaatgaaaagcaattgaaacaagaaaactGATGTCCAGATTTATGTTCAAGACAATAAAAGTAACAAGTTATAGTGTATTTTATCTCATCTTTATTATTGTCAAACAGTAGGAAGATTTTAAGCAATATgaacatttttgtcacattacgctgtataatttgttttttcttacaGAGGCACTAAACAAAGCAGCTGAAGCATGGGGCCTTACATGTTTACGATATGAAATTAGTAAGTAAAAATTTTTTTACGGTCAAGTAACGATTTATGTACATACAACATTTCCTTTCTGACAGTTATCATGGTATAGTAACAAATGATATATGGTTATTAATTTAGGTCTGTGTGAGATATTGagaatttatacatttaatgaGTAACTAGATTGTAAGTACACCtgtagcaggatctgcctaccctatGAAGCACCTGATATGGTCCAAGAATTTGAATAGGCTTAGTATTTTTTATCTTGAGATTAGTATGTAGTGTTTTTTAGACTTGTTTAtctttttgctgttttttttatattgttttgaaattattacatacacATTAAGATGTTGTTTTAcataaatgtcttttttatatatatatttattcaaataatatagaaaattaacaaacaggtaaatttataatttaacaggAGATATGAAGTTACCGAAGAAAATCCAGGAAGCCATGCAAATGCAGGTTGAGGCAGAAAGAAAAAAGAGAGCTTCTATTTTAGAATCAGAAGGTAATTTGAACTTTCTTTACAATATTAATTCCTGatagaaaatggaaaaaatatcaCAGTATTTGTATATGACTGATTAAAGGATATAGAATGTTTGTTCCAACAGGAACAGATATTACAGTATTGTTTATAAACAAAGTTTCCAGAGGAAGTTCTGTCCggcaaatcaaataaatattgacaCATGAACTGTTCATATTCTTTGTCTTGTAGGCATCAATTTGTGGTGGCTTGAGAAAACATTGTTGGTTCATAGGGGTTTGATGATATATgaatttacattaaatttatgattactgtaaattcagaaattatgcgtgcatttattattgcgattttgtcagtttagacttaaatgcgattttaatttttacgattctGAGATGAATCCTGTTCAATTCATatagaatatttcaaaatgcgagtctcaattattgcgtttacaactctgtcgcatttttcgcaataataaaaacctcgcaataatttctgaatttacagtaaatggaaacatgaattaaacaaaaattgtaccTAACAAACAACAATGCTTTTACTGTAACTTGGATGCCTTTAGTTAGTGAGGTTTGTTTAGAAAGGCCTGAATTAGGCAGTGAAAAAGGTTTCACCTATGAATCCATCACAAAGCATactacaaaaatagaaaacctTTGAAAATGAAACTCTTTTCGCAGGGAAACAgattttatgtttacattttgaCCAGTACACCTAATCTTCCCAGATTTTGTATCAACATATCTTATATCCATATTTTTCTGTGTAGGTATAAGAGAAGCTGACATCAATGTAGCAGAGGGTCAAAAGAAAGCAAAGATCCTTAATTCTGAAGCTTTCAAGTTGGAACAGATCAATAATGCTGAAGGTATGTCATTACAATTCAGATTGGTAAACTTTCTGACACTAAACGGTACTGgtacttatttttaaagaaaaagaaattcaGTATTATACGATTAAGATATGTCTTCAACTTGATGTTGCTTTGTAACATTTTAGATAATTTTccttcataaattaaaattcCTCTTGAATTTACCAAGTACAAATATAGTGCTAACTTTCTTTGGTccttaaatactttaaatttattttaattacatatattaaaaaacaagtCTGGAATTTAGCTTAACATCCTTTTTcctgttttaagttttttttagagttaaaaaaagaaatgtatgagTAGGCCAATGATTCCCTAAAGGTTGTTTTGTAAATCTATTTctgttcaaaagtaaaataacaaaagtacagcaatttaaggaaaattcaaaaccttAAGtatctaatcaaatggcaaaatcaaaagctcaaacacatcaaatgaatgtatAACAACTGCCATCCTCCTGCCATGGTaataggcattttcttatgtagaaaatagtggatcaaacctggttttatgacTTGTATTCGCATTTGATAGATAATCTCTGTGTTAGTGATGCTACATTTTGTAGGATCTTATACTTTTGAAAGTTAAAGCCTTgttcacaccttaccggatagaacaaacggacgcctaactgatgaaaataaaagtagttcgtttaaaaaattgttatccgttgggagttCATTGATGTACTGACCCAATAAAACGGATGCGTAATGGATGCATAACGGACATACACTGGATATACAACGTACGAGAAACAGACATGTACCGACAGGAaggatgtcgaacgtacatccaaccgACGAGTAATACATAAAACAGATACCTAACagaagcgtaccggataaaactgaTAAACAAGATATATGGAAAAATCAATGGCGACATTAATAACATCTGTTTTATCCAttaaacgtccggtagaagtccgttggtgaatttatcttcCAGATCTCCAACTGATGTATAACTGACACGTAACCGAAacaaaacggacgagtaccgtacaaaacggatgcctaacggacgttcaacagacattttatccgttggacgtccgttcaaagtacGCCTAatggacatgcaacggatatggacggacgtctaacggataagaacggatGTCTAACAAACAtgaacagattgaaaaaaaagttatccatTAGGCGTCCGTTCCAGCTATCGGGTAAGGTGTGGCCGAGGCTTACGGGTTGAAGAATTTGAGAAAACTACTTATTATCAAAGTGATtatacaaaaattcaaaaaaagcaAATCAAATAAGATATTGATATAAATGAATGCTAATAACAGTGATTTGTTTGGTAGAAATGTATAATCagtattcaatatattaaatattgcctacattttgttttcatttcaggTGAAGCAAATGCTATTCTAGCTAAAGCAAAGGCAAAAGCTGATGCAATTAATATTGTGGCCCAAGCTATAACTAGTAAGGTTAGTTTCAAGCTTATGCTGTTAGTGTGATGACATTGATAACGTCCAGCCAGGGCATTTaatatatgcaataaaaacTGTGATTGCTTGTAAAgttcatttacatgtatgtataaaaataaaaacatgtggTAGGTTTACcaataagaaaattttgtacCAGAGGCTAAATCACTgcaggccttcaacaataagcaaaacacATATCTCATAGTAAGCTACAAAAGAGCCTAAAATGGCAGATGTTGGAACAATTCGAAAGAGAAAAATCAAGGCCTGATTTGTGTGCAAAAGAAAtagatgaaaaacaaatatgatatacagcaataaACAACAACCACTTAATTCAGATTTTCATTATAGGCTAGTAATTTATTAAAGGTAAAAGTAGTTAGATATgataaggaaaataaaaaaaactaaatgaaatTTTTGCATGTCATGTTTTTTATGCTGAAATTTGGGTGTTGACTTAGAtgcaaaaattaaaccaaaacaTATCTTTTCCGACCAAAGTATCCAAAGCATTTAGTTGTGTGAAATGAATATCCTGACATTGATATCCATATATTAAGTGTTTACTAAAACTTTTGTGCTATTTTCGCATATCTTGATCAGTGTTTAAAAatgttctcggcaaatgattggTCGAAATTTAATTAAGATGTCAAATTTTCTTGATTTCTTATGAAATTTCCTTTTTGTGATGAGATGAAGGAAGGCAACAATGTCTGATGGCGTCACATATAAAGAACACAACTTTTTtgcaaatctttgaaaaggaaAGATAAAAATTATTAGACCAACAGATGCCACCGCTATGACTTGCATATTATGACATGTCTTCACTCTCAACAgttgaattttaattatttgaaaagctCAGCAAGCCTCACacttcaaatattaaaattttgctGTCTCTATGaagaaatatcataatacacttgttgcaatGATGGAATCTATATAACCCTAGTCTCCATTGTTATAATGTCTGTGTGATATGTTACAGAATGGTGTAAATGCAGTATCTTACAATGTAGCAGAACAGTACGTGTCAGCTTTTAGTAATCTAGCTCAGAAAGGAAATACTGTTTTATTACCTGCCAATACTGGTGATGTTAGTAGCATGGTATCGCAGGTAAGCTGAAAATACCTTATTTAATCTACTTTTACTAAAGTAGTGTAGGGAATGGGAATCCTAAAAACGTGAATGGAATTAACAAAATGTTCACGACATGTCTGACCTGTGGATTTTGTGAACTTAATGTTGAGCATAACTATGACTGTCATTTCTTCATCTGGGGAGGACATTTCTGTATGGAATTCCCCTAAAATAGAGATTTGGTTTCAGTAAATCTTTCAAGGAATCTACTAAATGTCTTTTTAcatgtggtttaattttgttggattattttttcttaagaGATGTTGGTATACATCAGTTAGATAGCAACActataccaaaaaatatttaaagaaatttcagAGGTCAACATATACTCTTTAATAATATCAGAAGTCTATACAACTTGTCAAGCTTTGACATGTTTGAATTGTGCAGAGTCTGTCATCTAAACCAAATTCTTCCAAAAAATGTCTAGGTGAAATAGTACAGTTGTGTTGAagaatttaaaaccaaattgtttatatttcaggCGATGGCTATTTATACCAACTTATCGGAGGCAAACAAAGTGAAACAAACATTATCTGAGAAAGAAGAAGTGAAAGAAGGAAAACAACTATCAGAACCAACAAACATTAACGTAAACCCAGAAAGTTGGGATGCGGACAAACACACATTATTTAGTAGTGAACTTGATTCGCCTGATAAACAGAACTAGTCATTATAATTGTGatatcataataaaaattctatGTGCAAATGTATGTGAACTTAACATTGACTTGTCACTTTTTGGAAAGATTTGAACAATTGTTCCCATATCATAGGAAGCTGTCTTCTCGACttggtttgaataaaaaaaaaatgcagttgaaacactaaatttatttatctatttaaaattGGTAAAGACAGGATTTTAAAGGACCAGTTAGTTATCAAAATACttaatattgaataattttgcATATGTATTTGAACTTTAAACAATTCTGCAGTCTTCATTTATGTACAGCATCcttaaatagaaaatatctCCCTATTAGGTGATTTTGATGAGGAATTGATATTACAATTGTATTTTAAGCACATATGctgacaatatatattttacaaatgattttcaaaatgatgGTTAAAATAGAAAACAGTATTTTCACTAGACGTTCAAGCtatgataaatttctttaagcTTTCCACAAAGTcagttacaatttttttttaaacagaaattgtttatgttttttatgttgGAAATTCAAAGATCCTGtgttattttcactttcacaATAATAGAACCAAATGACATTGATTAGGAACATATCCACCGGGCTGACGTACGTTGAACGTACTTCACCCCGGTAACATATCCAGTGTATAACAATTGTCTCCCTTTGTTGAGTTCAGTTTAGATgtggaaaaattgaagaaaatgagtgatctaatttgtaaaaaaacaaaagcttttttatctttgatttaCAAAAGTTacaaactttgattttttttcgaaaaactaaggattttcttatcccaggcatagattaccttagccgtatttggcacaactttttggaattttggatcctcaatgctcttcaactttgtacttgtttggctttataaatatttagatatgagcgtcactgatgagtcttatgtagatgaaacgcgcgtctggcgtacttaattataatcctggtacctttgataactaataacaccactgggttgatgccactgctggtggacgtttcatccctgagggtatcaccagcccagtagtcaacacttcggtgttgatatgaatatcaataatgtggtcatttttataagtttcccatttacaaaactttgatttttttcgaaaaactaaggattttcttatccttggcatagattaccttagccgtatttggcacaactttttggaattttggattctaaatgctcttcaactttgtacttgtttggctttataaatatttagatatgagcgtcactgatgagtcttatgtagataaaaagcacgtctggcgtactaaattataatcctggtacctttgataactaattatctTCTGAGACATTGATTGTAACATTCAATTAATTCAATTTAGCTACTGTTTATTCAAAATAGTCTGtactataattttattatttttatgccccacctacaatagtagagggcctttatgttttctggtctgtgcctccgtccgcctgtttgtttgtctgtgcCTCCGTccatctgtcctgcttcaggttaaagtttttggtcaaggtagtttttgatgaagctgaagtccaatcaacttgaaacttagtatacatgttccttatgatatgatctttctaattttagatttttgaccccaattttcatggtccactgaacatagaaattgaaagttaTGAATTATTGTCTTCATTCTACttggtattgatttttcaaTGAATAAAAGTAATGGATAACAATACACATTTAactatcaaacattttttagtGCAATCAAGTTCTCTTATCATTTCAAGGTCGTTGTCTCACATATGACAAAGTTGAAAAAAGGGAGACAGGTGTTGCTATTCAATTGGCATTGGCAGCAACAGTGCAGGCATCAACAGTGCAGGCATCAACAGTTGTGGAATTCTATGCTGAATTCAGTTTGAAAGGAACAACATGTGATAGATCAGTGATTTTTCACCAACTCAGTATTCATCACTTTCATGTTGGCATGAACATCAATCATATGATCATTTTTGTCCAACTTGACGGAGTCAAAAAGTGAGACATAGATATGCAGTTACTGTAAGCTTCAGTGTCAACAatatattagtttgtgattatgtCTAGTTTATGATGAACCACTAGTGGTGAGTCAgagatatttggtatgcagttgtattagtattggcacatctcattaccATGGTGATTATTTGAACCTGCTCCCTCAGTTATGGTTTattaactttgaaattttgcttagtttacatgcatgagtgtgttttaaagtttgtttgaaaGTAACTACTTGGGATaagtcaattatatttggtatgcagttgtattaccatttgtacattttatttccaTGGAAATTGTTTAGCCA
Above is a window of Mytilus trossulus isolate FHL-02 chromosome 4, PNRI_Mtr1.1.1.hap1, whole genome shotgun sequence DNA encoding:
- the LOC134714579 gene encoding stomatin-like protein stl-1, translated to MFKTPSIRSARLLKLMVNHASRRHITGRGGTPINTIIVFVPQQEAWVVERFGRYARILEPGINFLAPIVHKVAYVQSLKELAIDVPQQAAITMDNVTLNLDGVLYLRVTDPYKASYGVEDAEFAITQLAQTTMRSEIGKIALDTVFRERETLNVNIVEALNKAAEAWGLTCLRYEIRDMKLPKKIQEAMQMQVEAERKKRASILESEGIREADINVAEGQKKAKILNSEAFKLEQINNAEGEANAILAKAKAKADAINIVAQAITSKNGVNAVSYNVAEQYVSAFSNLAQKGNTVLLPANTGDVSSMVSQAMAIYTNLSEANKVKQTLSEKEEVKEGKQLSEPTNINVNPESWDADKHTLFSSELDSPDKQN